The Agromyces sp. G08B096 DNA window GCACGTGCCCGAGGGCAGCGCGCTCGACGGCGCCACCAACGTGCTCCTGCCCGTCGACGGGCACTTCACGATCCTGCGCGCACCCGAGACCGAGTCGGCGGTGCTCGAAGGACTCGAGTACCTGGCGCACGCCGACGCGCCGGCCGGCAGCGCGGAGGCATACGCCGGCAGCGCCGACGCTTAGTGCACGTACTCCAATAGGTCGAGCCCGACCTGGCGCATGCCCTCGAGCACCGAGAGCCGGCTCGACAGCTGCGTGTCGGCGAAGTACGTCGACACCGCGTAGGCGACGCTCGCGCGCGGCCCGCGGAGCACGCCGACCTCGCTGCGGACGCCGCCGTCGGTGCCCGTCTTGTTCATGAGCAGCACGTTGTGGTCGGGCATGCGGTGCGCCAGCGGGTCGAGCCCGAACGCCGACGCGACCATCGAGAGGTCGGAGTTCAGCGACAGCCAGCCGACGACCCGCTGCGAGACCTCGGGGCTCACGACCTCGCCGCGGGCGAGGGCCGCGAACAGCCACGTGAGCTCCTTCGCCGACCCGATCGACAGCTGCGGGGCGTCGTCGGGCCCGCGGTGGTCGCGCACCAGGTCGAGCAGGGCGGTGCGGGTCAGTCCGAGCGCCTCCGTGCGGGCGCGCACCGCCTCGAGGCCGATGTAGCGGATCAGCACGTTCGTCGCGAGGTTGTCGCTCGTCGCGCCGATGAGCGCCGCGAGGTCGGCGATCGGCAGGCTCGGCGACTGCAGGTGCTGCCAGATGCCGGAGTCGCCGACCGCGTCGCGAGGGGCGCGGTCGAGCACGGTGAACGCCTCGGGACTCGCCCCGGTGAGGCGGGAGGCGACCTCGACGAGGAGCAGCACCTTGCCGATCGACGCCGTCGGCATGACGACGTGGTCGTCGACCGAGAACAGCACGCGGCCGGTCGCGAGATCGGTCGCCCGCGCCGAGACCTGCACACCCGCGAGCGCGAGCTCGCCGAGGGCGGCGAAGCCGCGGCTGAAGTCCTCGTAGGGTCCGTCGGTGAGGTGCTTGCCTCGCCGGACGACCGCATGGCGCGAGCGACGCTCGGAGCCCTGCGACGACGTCACCACGGTGGCGAGTTCCTTCTCTGTCGGTCGGCGCTCCCCCACCGCGGGCTGCGGCGCGCTCGAGATCGGTGGAGTGGACAACGGACGGGTCGCGGCTACCAGATCGTCACCCGCTCGGTCGGGTCGAGCCAGAGCGCGTCGTCTGCGGTCACTCCGAAGCCAGTGTAGAACTCGTCGATGTTGCGGACGATCTGGTTGCAGCGGAACTCGCTCGGCGAGTGCGGGTCGATGGCCAGCAGCCGGACGACCTCCTCATCGCGCGCCTTCAGCTGCCAGGCCTGCGCCCACGAGAGGAAGAAGCGCTCCGCGCCGGAGAGCCCGTCGACGACGGGCGGCTCCTGGCCGTCGAGGGAGATGAGATACGCCTTCCACGCGATCGCGAGACCGCCCAGGTCGCCGATGTTCTCGCCGATGGTGAGCGCGCCGTTCACGTGCGGCGCCTCGGCCGGGGCATCCGTCTCACTCGATCCGCCATCGGATGCCTCG harbors:
- a CDS encoding serine hydrolase; the protein is MVTSSQGSERRSRHAVVRRGKHLTDGPYEDFSRGFAALGELALAGVQVSARATDLATGRVLFSVDDHVVMPTASIGKVLLLVEVASRLTGASPEAFTVLDRAPRDAVGDSGIWQHLQSPSLPIADLAALIGATSDNLATNVLIRYIGLEAVRARTEALGLTRTALLDLVRDHRGPDDAPQLSIGSAKELTWLFAALARGEVVSPEVSQRVVGWLSLNSDLSMVASAFGLDPLAHRMPDHNVLLMNKTGTDGGVRSEVGVLRGPRASVAYAVSTYFADTQLSSRLSVLEGMRQVGLDLLEYVH